Below is a genomic region from Polyodon spathula isolate WHYD16114869_AA chromosome 26, ASM1765450v1, whole genome shotgun sequence.
GTAGAGGGGGCTGTATtgttgtctctttaaaaaaaaaaaaaaaatatatatatatatatatatatatatatatatatatatatatatatatatatatatatatatcattcagaCATTTCACACTCGCATCACTGCAAAGATTGGCGCCAATAAAACTGCACTCACCTTTTGTCCTTTTTGTGCAGAttataagcaaacaaacaaattggTTAAGTTGAATTTGTTATGTTTACAAGATCTTGCAGTGACCATCTAAAGTCAGTTGGCCTTTACTGCTCTCGTGTTTAGAGGAATTGTGGGGCACCTCACAGTCCCTTCCATTCTGCTGTAAAAGTGTAGGGACAGCGCTGGGATTAAAAGAGAATAACATACTCCTTATACCTAATAAATTAATAGCTTGGCTTAGGAGATGAATAAAGGAGCAAAAGAAACAACAATTCAACCAGGAAAAGTCATTACCATTAGATATGCTTTATCTGCTGAGATGAGCACAGGTTTTTAATTGTTAAGTGATAAAATCAACATCCCAGGTTTAaactaaataacacaatgtatggAAAGGGCAAGAGGGATTTCTGTGAATTTCAAATAATTAGGGCAAACAGGTCAGTGTGAAGCTCACAGATCAGGTTTCTATTTGATTGTTAATTTCCCTAGAAGATCATATGCAAAGTGGCACAACAAAAGCGAACcattaaactgcagttttaaacCAAGCAAGTGTAAACTATTGCCTATTCACTGGAGCGCTCTCAACAAACTACCAGACCAAGCTGCTTAATTAAGAGGCATGAGCCCAGGGCAAGAACCACCTGCaccaaatgttttaaaacagtttaaccaAAAGATAAGTAAGTGGAACTGAAGGCTTATTGCACAGTTAATTCTATTGTTATGAGGTTTGGTAGTATTGACAACAGGCTTGGTTTCACGTAGGATCATTAAACAGTGGAATCTGTCTCAACAAGATTTAttcatgttacatttacattacaaagtaaaaaaaacaactaacaattAGACTTTttgttaatacaaaataatgctgtATTGTTAGCCTTTCACATTTTACAGATTATGTTTGCTGCCCATCACCATTCGCAACCCTGAAAACATATTAACAATGAAACCAATTTTCTTTGTTGCTTTTTGTGTATTTGAAAATTCTCTGTGTCCATGTGGAATTTGTGGGCAGTAGTTTGAAATAAGGTAAATAGCCAATAGTCAATGTAGACCAACAGTGCACACACATGACCAGTGATCACCCAACACAGTCTCTTTGTCTTGTAGCAGTCATCTCTGTTGGAAGAAAAGTGATATTCAGTCAGTcgcagacagaaaaaaaaattaagttaaaaaaataatttttttggtgCAGTCTTCCAGGTGAGATCTACCTGGGGGTTGACTATGGTGGCGTGCTCAGGGATAAAATGGCGATAATAATCGACTAACCCCAGTAAtgatctcacctgtgacttggttctCAGGATCGCCATCTCCACCAGTGCCTGGACTTTTGAGGCGATCAGCTTCACCCAGCTATTACtcataatgtagccaagatattgggtctcttgttaACCAAATGCAAACTTGCCCAGTTTAGCTGTTAGCCCTGCCTCCCTAAGATACTAGGACAGctgaaagtctaataatatgctccttcCAAGTGGAGTTAAAAATCACCAAATAATCAATGTATGTGGCAGGTGGTGGGGGCTCCATGCAACCTGAGGAGTATGGTACTGAAATGGAACAAGCTATCTGGGGtaaagaaagcagttttctctctcgaactctgagtgagtggaatttgccagtatccctttgccagtatccctttgccagtatccctttgtcagagcCAAGGTTGAGATTAACTATGCCTTTGCCAGTAGGTCGAGGAGCTCATCCAAATAGAGATGGCATTAACCTTTCTAAAATCCACACAAACACCTTTAAACTTTGTGACATAAAGTTTGTTCCATGATCAGTTAGAATTTATTTGGGATTCCCTACTCTCACTAACAATCTCCCTACAATCTGTACTAACTCTTGAGCAATTGCTGTGGTACTAGTCCACCACATCCAAAATGTGTGTgtatccagagtcagactggtTTAATGGACCCACTATATCcatagcaatgcgttcaaagggatcTGAGATCAGGAGCAGTGGGACCAGTGGTGCCGGGCAAACCCACCCCAGCGTTACTTACTGACATTCCGGGCATTCTGCTACATATTTtgtcacctcactaaaaactcccatccaataaaactaAGACAATATTCGTTCCCGAGTCTTCTCGCTACCTAAATGGCCCAAACATGGGACATGCCAACCACATGAGCTCATGTCGAAAAGACGGAGAATTGattaattgtgttacaatctgacttgTGCTCGTGGCTTGGGATGCTCTATACAGTAATGGGAATCGTTTCGCATACGTGCAGCTACACACTTTCTCCAAGATGACCGACTTCCAGTTTCCGCCCACTGCCGAGTTGACCCGTCTGtggggaagtgtactaccaaccgtacacagcgccctttctagtCAGGGGGGAGATTACAGCTCcaattctttctctctttatcacaggttgtttctcctctttgtttagttgtatcactgacATTTTGAGGTTGTTGCTGTACTCCTTAGATTTAactatttttgttgcttttttaaatcacaaatttccaatttatttttccagttgatgattgtgtatttatttattctataatcatcaccaggtgttggttttcaatcatgataattgtcaataattagcaacaaatgggtttcatacaaaatatgttgattgcccaaatacttttgtcaaagtatgaaattagtttttgcatgttatttttcattgtgtgCATGTCATGTAATAATGTGTGCATGTTCAGCAGTCATATTCACATTTATCATAATATTGTGATTCAGGTTAATTTCTTATGGGACAAAGCAATGTATTTGCAAGTAACTTACACTTCCAGCATGTGGCCCAGTGTTTGAGATTGCATTTACATTTCAGTTACTAAAGGTCATCTCATCTTCTTAAAAGGGCTTTCCTTCACTTCTTTTACAGTTTTTCTCTGCTGTAGCAAGGCGCTCCCTCTAACCCTGCAGCCATGGATGAAATGGACCTTCCCCAGATGAAGAAAGAGGTGGAAAGCCTCAAATACCAGCTAGCCTTCAACAGGGAGAAGTCTTCCAAGACCGTACCAGAGTGAGTAGTATTGCCATTGGCTAACATCTGGATCAGATAGCTCACCTGCCTCAATAATGTAAGTAGACAAGAGCTATATGAAACAGCTGCAAACCAGCCATGCAAAGACTGAAAAGGCATTCCATTCCTGGCTACTAGCAAAAATCATGGGACTGCAAAGCCATAGTGCCTTTTCTGAATAAACGTAATAATAATGTCTCTACTCTGTCTTCTCAGCCTGGTGAAGTGGATTGAGGAGGGAGTTCCCAATGACCCCTTCCTTAACCCGGAGCTCATGAAGGCCAACCCGTGGGTGGAAAAGGGGAAGTGTACCATTCTTTAACAGCAGAGCAAGTGTGCACACCAAGCACAGCACGCACATAGGCACTGTACAGCACAACAGAGACTGTTAAGGAAGATCTCTACTTAGCTACTCACAGTGAATGTAAAATagcttattaaaacaaaaaaaaggtaatcaTTGCAAAAGTTAAAATGCTCTTGatgcaactttattttatttttttttaaatccatacaataggtttcattttctttttttgcatgtaaacgtTTTAGGCTGACGTTTtaggctaatatatatatatcatatatatatatatatatatatatattatatatatctatatatactatatatatcataatatatacacaaacacacacaaggaaTGTATCGTGCGTCTTACCGTGTCACATATACTAACCAAGAATGGCAATATGTGATTGTTAACAACTGTGAAATcaatttttgctttttattctctACTGGCTCATCTGATATTTccactatattatttatttatttatttatggacatTGTCAGCTTTGAGGAATAATACCTCATACCATTTCACATTCAACAACTGCCTTGTACACAGTTTACTTAAAGGGAATGTATTCATAGTGTATGTCATTCTAGCTCAACTTCATAAGTGCAGAACAACTAGACGCCTTTTAGTGATCGTCAGAGACCTAGTTGAGTTTCCGGCTATGATTATGGAGCCGTCATACTCTATCTGTTTATTGCTGAAACATTCGTAAAGAAAATCAATTActcttttttgattttttttttataatactttcAAGAGAAACATACTGTGGGGACTTATGCATAAGAACAATTACTAGTTTAATgataaaacagcaataaataaaagacagaatttttttattgaatgttttacaAAAGTTTGTCATATTAAATAAAGTAGAACATTTTTAGACAGCTTGaacgttgatttttttttttgtgtctgacGTCATAATGAACTACTGTTGTTTTCCATTAACAAAGCTTTAATATAAACATTGCGCCTCACTGCGTTTAAAACCCCCTTGTTAAGCCTGAACCAAACATTGCTGTTCCTCACCGTTTTTCCAATCTGTTATTCTATGCACTCCTTGTCTGGTTCTGCTatagggagaaagagagagagaggtatataTACTTATTAAATCAGTTCCATAGAATACAGTGTAATATATGTGATTACATTTCTCGTTTACATTGCTTAGActagcaatttaaaaatgtcacgtTTATAACTCCTAGTTGCTCTATTAGTCTGATCCAACAAGCATTGTTAACAATACCACATAAAGTTCTAAAAAGGCCAGTCAGTTAACGCTATGCCAAGCttttaaacacactgaaaacaTCATCATTCTGTACTTATTGTTTGTAGACTCTCGCTGTAACAAAAGTTTATATTCTAAACTACAGTGGAAcccagtaataataaaaaaaaaaaaatatatatatatatatatatatatatatatatatatatatatatacaaacgtGCCTCTATAGGAATATACTATGAGGATGTCCGACAGCATGTGGTTTTTTTTCAAAACGTATTGATTTTACATACGTAAAGCATTTTATAATAACATgctttggttaaaaaaataataattaaaaagtgtgTGACTTccattcttttgtttaaacattgtaGTACAGATCGTGTTATGTAAGAAACATTGGGTTACCCATGTTGTATTAATACAGGGATAGCACACAACCCTAATAAGTGGATTGGGAAAAATTAACACTCTTAATGGCTGCATTCACTCGGTCAAAACGTGTTGAGTGCCACCATTCACGAGTGGATTAGTCCTAATCCATGACTCAGTAGGATTGGCTGTTCCATTTATACCACTACTGCAGCTGCTTTCTGCATTCCTGGAAAGCAGTTCCTGATGTAACATAATCTACTCAAAATAATCCACTGATTTAGTGTTCTTTAGTAggtataaataatgtatttgctatACTGCTGATAAGTATGTATATCTCTGGGATAAAGAGCTTTGCTGAGACAACACTGACACAATGCCTGCATTTGGCCATCAGAGAGAAATATGGAGGTTTGCTTCAATGCTGTTTTTGAATGGCTCATCAGGGCCTCAAATTATTTTCTGGCCACGTTCCTCAAAAGAGGACCTGTCTTTCTGTCTTGGTCCTGGTGTGTGCAGCTATGCGTGTTATTcatatttttcatttcagttctggaaaaaaacaaaacaaaaactatacacCAAAATAATAAGTTTTGATTTGTGCACAAGTCAACGTTATATAAGAAAATTTATGAAGAGGCATCCATTCAGCCCATTTAATctttgtctggttcctagtagctggttgagCTCAGAACTTTCTCAAATTGGATCTAAAGGATCGAAGTAATTAAGggacttttcaaataaaaatacaaaatgttcctTAGAAATAGGACCTTGCTATTGTCAGTGTAATTTTGTATAAACAGCTGTCTGGGATTATATTTAgatttatgtagtttttttttttgaaaatgctgtTAATTCTTTTGGTTTCTTGTGCACTCATGAGCCTGCTTCCAAGTATTTGCACCCTTATGGCTGAAGATAAGTGCCACTGTGTGTGGGGACCAAGAGATTTATAACACAGTATTTCTAATAGATTTTTGTAATTTTCTAAAAATAGTCCTGCTTTGAAGAGCTTTAACAGCCAAGAGTTCTGTTGAGGGACCGCGGGAAAACAATTGTTCAAGAAAGCAGTGAAAAATCTTTGTTACCTCCTGCAGTAGTACACAAAGGAACTTGTTTTTGCTAAAATCACCCGCCCGAAGAAATTAACTTTTGGctgaaaatactaaataaaacaagaattaaaTGCAAACCTTGGCGTCTTGTAAAAGCATCATTTAAAACCGGAGGTCACTCAAGCATCTCCCACTAAGGACCAAACTCAATTAATTTGACGTCTTTAGGGAAATCATGTCGTTGTTTCATTAACAGTGCGAAAGTAGAATAATCATGATCGTGATTCAATTAAAATATCATCCACTGAAAGACTTTCTATGAAACTGACTCCTCTTAttcagcactttcattttttattgttgtcttaTTTGGGATTTACACAATTCCCAGCAATGAATGTTCTTGTAAATTTTGGACACCAAAACTGTGCATGGATATGGTGTAGCTCAcatcataaaaagcagcacagaaaagataaaatgttacatttgtttaataaaaatgatgtaaATGATTAtggcacagctctctctctctctctctctctctctctctctctctctctctctctctctctctctctctctctctctctctctcaatgtaTGCAACCTATTTTTCAGTGACTTCTAAATCATCTTGGCTCAAATATTATATTTCCATTACCAATATTAACTTCTAAACAAATCAATAGATGTTTAATGCagg
It encodes:
- the LOC121300794 gene encoding guanine nucleotide-binding protein G(I)/G(S)/G(O) subunit gamma-13-like; this encodes MDEMDLPQMKKEVESLKYQLAFNREKSSKTVPDLVKWIEEGVPNDPFLNPELMKANPWVEKGKCTIL